From Argopecten irradians isolate NY chromosome 3, Ai_NY, whole genome shotgun sequence:
CTGTAGTGACACTGGGTTTCTTCTCAGCCTCCTTTGTAGAACCACCCGAATCAATACGATTGTACCATTCTGGCTGATTACTTCGTGAAGAGGAACCTGATAGCTGGTTCCTGTCTGTTTGGCTGCCCCTTCTATAGGAGGAAGTAGGTTTATCACTTTTCTCCACATTTTCTGTTTTAGCATTGTTCCGCCTAACACTCTTTTCGCCTTTAGGAGGAGTATTTCGGTGGTTCGAGTTCTTCTGTCCAATATTTGAGGCAGGATACATTGGTGTCGTTGAGTTCTTTAAGCTGTTAGTTGAAGGGGATGGATTGAAGGACGTACGTGATTGAGCAGGAGATGGATTTAAGGATGACACGCCGTCGTGTCGTAAAGATGACGTACGCGACTGAACAGGAGATGGATTTAAGGATGACACGCCGTCGTGTCGTAAAGATGACGTACGCGACTGACCATTCGGTACTGACGAATTGTATTGCACTTTGTTAGAACTTTGGTTGTTTGACAGTTGAGCTGGAGACTTAGATGATTGTGATGATATACCGGATACTTGAGCCATTTTGATCGATACACGATCTGGTTGCCCTGGTGACATGGTGACTAGTATTTGTTCACTTCCCTGTGATGGTTTGATGTTCGGCAGCGGTAGCGACATTTTTCTAGTTTCACCCCTATGATGTCTTTGAGCGTTCATATCGGTAGCTTTAACAAAGTTTGTGTTCATATAAGCATCTTCATATGCAGAACTCTGTGAACTGTGTCTACGTATATTGCTCACTGGATGAtatgtgtttatattttcagATCGTGTACTAAATTGACTGGACTCATACCTGATTGGCGTCTCCCTCATTGATGTATCTCCAGGCATATTGGCCATAGAAAGTCGGGAGGAAGGCAGAGAGCCATGATACACCATGTTTGACCTGTTCATGTCCTGACGTGGGTACTGACGATACTGGTAAGAATCCTGACTACTATTAGTCCTTGAGTTAGAAACACTTTCGTTCCTCGCTTTATCCATCTGCTGCTGGTGCATCTCCAAGTATGACTTGGGATACCGACCACGGTAACTTTGAATATCATTGAGACTCACACTCTTCCGGAGTCGGCGTTCATTGCTCTGGATGTCCCTTTCCATCCAGTACTGTCGTTCTGAGTCGTACCTATGTTTATCGACGACTCGCTGCTGTACCCGTCTTCTTTCATCGACTGGGGACTGCATGGTTCTCAATACTTCCATCATCTCTGCGTCCAGCCGATCTTCATAAAACGGTATAACCTCAGTCTGTCTCATCGGTTTCATGACAGACACATTAGGTTTTTTCGTAAGTACACTTTCCCGCATTATTATTGTTGTTAAGTCTCTCTGTGGGTAACACCAACTACACACATCTCCATTCCATGTCCCGAGTGGCTTGACTTTTAAACGTTACTACATTCATATAGAGTCAAACGTGGTTGTCAGAATGTATCGGTTCATAAAGCAAATTAATCACATATTTCCTTTTATAGTTGTTCTTTATAAGCCATAACTACTTCTTTTTTAAAGCCGGGTCTTATCTCTATGATATGCATTGAAATCCGTGAATGAATGGATACGGCGAGCTTGTAATCCTTTATACACCCGAACAGCGCCAACCCGTGTGGGCACCCTGACAAAAGATTAGTGGATACTTGACAAATAAACGCGCTACCACGCTAAGTGGTCAGCGGAGTGCTACCAAAATACACCACAACACTGGTCGCTATGAGTGTACAATACCGACAGTAGCGATTAGTGCTGAAAATGACAAGACCAAAagtcattatataaatatattcattagTAAATCCGAATGTAATATGGGTTAATCGCATGTATAAGATGGTAAAGTACAGAGTTATAAATAGAAATCCTCATTGTTATTGCACATTGTGAACTATACTTTTTATTACATAACATCTTATTATGTTTCGATATTTGTAACAGGAATGATAGCGATTATATCTTATACGAATAGGTTATTGTTAACTACATAAGCTTAACGAACATTTGTTGTAGGAGATTTTTAAATGTCCCAAAACCAGTGCGCTTCATTTCTATTTTCCGTTTTCTAGACATACTGGTAGCATAGACTTTAAATATCctattgtacatatgtaaaaaCAACGAAATTACATCTaataaaaaaacgaaaaacCTTATCAGCTTGGCGAATGAAGCGAAAGccagtatatttatataattatcaatcAGTGCGGAATTCAGATTATCATCTTGGGTGTTTCGAGTTTCTTCCTGGGGTTTCAGTGAAagtaaaaattgataaaaatggtGAATATACCgaatttttaaagaaaacgCTGAGGATGGGTCGTTTCTTGAAACCTTAGTAAACCCTCTAGATCCGCCAACGTGAATTTCGGATACAATGTTATCAAAACACGACATTATAGTATTCAtccaaatataattaattttattatggtAGTGAGtaacaagaatattttttttacttgacATGATGTGTTAATGAATTGAAATGGGCCAGATTATTACGATGTATATTACACCCTTTAAGTTTGCTCCGTGTGCCTTTTGTAGTATTATTTCACCTACCTACAAAAAAAATTCTCCGTTTGATGTATTAAAGCGTAATACATTTATCTGAATAACTTAAATTGTTGATAAGTGGAATGTAAATTCTCAGGTATTTTATTCCCAAAAAAGGGAATTCACTCACATTTATATATGCACATAATACTTCTATAAATCACAGAATAACGGTGAATTAAATGTACTTTGTTCTTTATTTACAAAGCTTTGCTGTGAAAGCAAAACGTGCCTTAGTGGTCTTTGCTATTCTTATTGATTGCAGTCCAGATAAGACTTTGattcaaacatttatatatattgctcACCCTTATCTTTGATTGTAATCTTAGACTGTTCCTACTATATCGTTTTCACTCTTTGTGCAGTGTTTGCAGAGAGTCGTCCATATCGCTAAGCGACCACCAAGAGTT
This genomic window contains:
- the LOC138319599 gene encoding serine-rich adhesin for platelets-like — encoded protein: MRESVLTKKPNVSVMKPMRQTEVIPFYEDRLDAEMMEVLRTMQSPVDERRRVQQRVVDKHRYDSERQYWMERDIQSNERRLRKSVSLNDIQSYRGRYPKSYLEMHQQQMDKARNESVSNSRTNSSQDSYQYRQYPRQDMNRSNMVYHGSLPSSRLSMANMPGDTSMRETPIRYESSQFSTRSENINTYHPVSNIRRHSSQSSAYEDAYMNTNFVKATDMNAQRHHRGETRKMSLPLPNIKPSQGSEQILVTMSPGQPDRVSIKMAQVSGISSQSSKSPAQLSNNQSSNKVQYNSSVPNGQSRTSSLRHDGVSSLNPSPVQSRTSSLRHDGVSSLNPSPAQSRTSFNPSPSTNSLKNSTTPMYPASNIGQKNSNHRNTPPKGEKSVRRNNAKTENVEKSDKPTSSYRRGSQTDRNQLSGSSSRSNQPEWYNRIDSGGSTKEAEKKPSVTTASVAKTDKKAAPQNQTSARIQNAKPDRTKGIRKTIKEKKPQQSSLRKTNSFKVVGRSTNYFGFVSVADIKAKKKVTFSNDNSERPGTA